In the Oryza glaberrima chromosome 6, OglaRS2, whole genome shotgun sequence genome, one interval contains:
- the LOC127777667 gene encoding uncharacterized protein LOC127777667 codes for MDDGSKLQPTARFRWLNLVRCTVASVVTVLAVVVIRPEKLRLSVAGGRVSVSRMPAMKPLPRVNMSFVLRAFNPSGRASIEYTGITVVLRAIDDGDAASPAAAAPIIAQFPFPDVPVAQQVAHEAAARVSLAAAEDVPLRYVKALFDGRGISAAIQVDGFLTTRMEIDGRISRSNGGVATTFYCLPVTIAVGDGDDDESRSRVP; via the coding sequence ATGGACGACGGCAGCAAGCTACAGCCGACGGCAAGATTCCGGTGGCTGAACCTTGTGCGCTGCACGGTGGCCTCCGTGGTCACCGTCCTCGCCGTTGTCGTCATCCGCCCGGAGAAGCTCCGGCTaagcgtcgccggcggccgcgtgtCCGTCAGCAGGATGCCGGCGATGAAGCCGCTGCCCCGCGTGAACATGAGCTTCGTCCTCAGGGCCTTCAACCCCAGCGGCCGCGCCTCCATCGAGTACACGGGCATCACCGTCGTGCTCCGGGccatcgacgacggcgacgccgcctcgccggcggcggcggcgccgatcaTCGCGCAGTTCCCGTTCCCGGACGTGCCCGTGGCGCAGCAGGTGgcgcacgaggcggcggcgagggtgtcgctggcggcggcggaggacgtgcCTCTCCGCTACGTGAAGGCGCTGTTCGACGGCCGTGGCATCAGCGCGGCGATACAGGTGGACGGCTTCCTCACCACCCGCATGGAGATCGACGGGAGGATCAGCAGGAGCAACGGCGGCGTCGCCACCACGTTCTACTGCCTGCCGGTGAccatcgccgtcggcgacggcgacgacgatgagtcCCGTAGCAGGGTCCCGTAG